TCCCCGATTTGGGTGAACAGGATGTCTTTATCCGGGGTGTCGGGAAAGGTGTTCACCGTTTGAAAGAACAACTCCCTGGCCTTTGGATTAGCCTTTAATTGGTAGTAGTTTTCCCCCATATATCGGGAGAAGTCGGGATATATGAACCGGGCCTGAGGTTCCTTTTTTTCTATTTCCTGAAGCATTTCCAGAGACTTTTTATAAGCTCTCTCCTCGTGCATGACTTTGGCTTTTTCCAGGAGGGTCGCTTCCACGTATTCGGAGTCGGGGTAGTAGCCTAAAAGCATGTCAAAGACGCCCAGGGCCAGGTCCTTTTGCCCGTTGGCCAGTAAGGCCTGACCGCGCAAAAGCATAAAATCCGGGCTCATGGCCCGGTCCTTATATTTATCCCAGACCAAGTCGGCATAGGCCGCCGCCTCGGGATAATTGCCTACTTTTTTGTACATCTGCACCAGATAAACAATGGCCTGGGGCGCAAAGCGGGAATTGGGGAACTGTTTAACGGCGCGGCGATATTTTTCGGCCACGTCCACAAACCGCTTTGTAAGGTTTGCGCCGTACAATCCGTGATAGGCCCTGGCCGTCAGAAAGATCGCCGGTTCCAATTTTTCGGAAAGAGGATAGCTCTGCTCCAAGATTGAAAAGTCTCGAATGGCGTCCTGCCACTGGCCGGTTTTGTATTCCTCCACGGCCTTGGAGAAAAGATCCTGGTCGGGAGTTCCCGAACCGTTGGCCTCGCTCAACAAAGGGCCGTCGTAGGAAAAGTCATGCCCCGCCGTGGCCGGGTTCAAAGGCCGCTTGATGGGATAGCGCGAATCCCCCGGCGGCTTGACCACAGGAGGAGGCGTTTCCTCAATCTTGACCGGTTCGGGCGGTGGTTCGGGCTTGGGAGCTGATTCCGGCCTGATAATTGTCGGCCTGCCCTCGATATCATAGCGGCCGTTGGTTATAACCGTCCCTCCGGTGGATGTCAGGGGCGCCGCCGGCGGCTTTACGGCAGGCGGCGCAGGCGCGGCGGCGGCGGGTTTTGGCGCCGAAGGCGCAGGGGCGTTTCCCGCCATTTCCAAAGTCAGCCTGGTTTTCGCCTTATTGAGGGAATAATCCAGCGTGACGGCCGGTTCTTTGAGCAGCGCTAAAATGGAAACCACGTCCTGGCGCTTTTGGGAAACGGACAGATCCTTAATCAGGGAGTCCTTGGCCCAAAAGGGCTTGTTGGCGCCCGGCCCCAGAGAGGAGTTTTGAAAGGCCAAAAGCACTTCGTTTTTAGAAAGCCTGATTACCGTGTACGAGGACGGGTCGGACAGGGAAACGAGCATTTGCGTTTTGCCGTCAACGAGCCGAGCTTCCACTTTGCGGACCTGCCCCTGAGCCAGGCTGGAAGAAGCCAGGGCGAAGAACGCCAGAATCAGTAAGCAGCCTTTTTTTAGTTTGAAATTTTGCATAAAACGACAGTCGCACCGGCCTTGAGTTTTCCGCCTCACTAAGCCTGCCAGGAAAATCCGTAACGGCATGCAGCCAGAGGCTTGGTCTAGTGCACAGGTAATAAGGCAAGGAATGTGCCACGGATTAGGGGCCAAGAAAAATCAGAATAACAAACTGAAATAATGGGAGAAACAAGGGAGAAAAAGTTAAGAAAAAAGAATGGAGGCGTGAATCAACGCCTCCATGACGGGTGCAGGACGATTTGTCGTCATATTTTTGACAAAGGAAAACTGGCGGCGAGAGGCCGCCGTTGCAAGCCCTTTAGTTGGGCCCCCGGATATTTTTCCGCTTCATCTTCTCCACCAGAGTGGTCCGGTTGATATGGAGCAGCTTGGCGGCCTGGGTCTTGACCCAGTTGGCTTCTTCAAGGGCCTGGACGATAAGGTTCTTCTCGTACTCTTCCACGGCGTGGTCAAAGCGTATGCCGCCGGAGGGGAGTTTGAGGCCCGCCTCGGGCTCCTTGGAATCCAGGCCGAGGATGGTTGCCGGAAGGTCTTCCTTGTCGATGGTGTCTCCGCTGGAAAGGATGAGAACGCGTTCCACCACGTTTTCCAGCTCCCGCACATTGCCCGGCCAGTGGTGGCCCATGAGGGCGTTCATGGCGGCTTGGCTGATGCGTTTGACGGGTCTTTCCTTTTCGGCGGCCAGTTTGTTGATAAAGAAGTCGATGAGCAGGGGAATGTCGGACTTTCTATCCCTGAGAGGCGGCACCTCGATGGGGATGACGTTCAACCGATAATAGAGGTCTTCCCTGAATTCCTTTTTTTCCACCGCTTCCATCAAGTCCTTGTTGGTGGCGGCCAGAATTCTGATGTCCACGTGCATGGTGCGGGTGCTGCCGATGCGTTCAAAAGCCTGCTCCTGGATCACCCGAAGGAGCTTGACCTGGAGATTGGGGCTCATGTCGCCTATTTCATCCAGGAAGATGGTTCCGCCGTTGGCCACCTCAAAGCGGCCTATGCGGGTTTTATGGGCGCCGGTGAAAGCGCCTTTTTCATGTCCGAACAATTCACTTTCCAAAAGCTCTTCGGGAATGGCGCCGCAGTTGATGATCACCATGGGATCGTCCCGCCGGGGGCTGTTGTAATGGATGGCCCGGGCGATAAGCTCCTTGCCGGTTCCGGATTCGCCGGTGATCAGGACCGTGCTGTCGGTGTCGGCGACTTTTTCAATCAGCTCGAAAACCCGCTGGATCTGAGGGCTGTCGCCCACAAAGTTTTCAAAGCGGTATTTCTTTTTGAGCTGTTTTTTCAGGATGGTGTTTTCCCGCTCCAGGCGTTTGAATTTAATGGCCGTGGAAACGGAGTGCAGCAATTCGTCGAACTTAACGGGCTTGGTGATGTAGTCAAAAGCGCCCATTTTGATGGCTTCCACGGAATTGCGGATGCTGCCGAAGCCGGTGAGGACCAGGCACTGGGTGTCCTGAGAGTGTTTTTGCAGATGCTTAAGCACGCCCATTCCGTCCATGCCGGGCATGTTCAGGTCGGTGACCACCACGTCAAAAAACTGTTTATCCAGTTCGGCGACGGCTTCAGCGCCATCCGTCGCTGTATGGGTGCGATAACCGGCATCTGAAAGGACCTCGGTCAATGTGGCAAGAACGCCGGGGTCGTCGTCAACCAACAGGATTTTTTCCATTTTCTTTTTTGTGGCCATGGCAGGATTTTTTCTGGTCCTGGTGAAGGGAATTTCACCTAACTAAAATGAGTTTATTTAAGCCGCCCCGAGAAAATCCGACAAATAAAAACCGACCCATTGGGCGAACTCGTTATTTCTAATGTCCCAGTATATGATAAAATGGGCGGGAAATCAAGAAAAGGCGCCGATATTAAAGTTTTTTTTTATTCATTAAAAAAGCCCGCATTCGGACGAACCGAAACGGGCTGAAAACAATTGGGCGGGGAAAAGCCTCCCCCGCCCCAAATCATAGGGCATGTTTCCCATCAAACATGACGCATGTTCAGACTATGACTCCGCCTTGGGGATCAGACGTAATCTCCACGGCGGAACTTGAATGCCTCCACGCTGGCGTATAGAGCCGCCTGATTGACTATTTTGCCCACGCCTTCGTTGGCGTCCACGTGGCTTAGAACACGTTTGGCCGTCGCGGCTTCCAGCTCCATTTGATTCACCATGGAGTCCATGGACTTGAGCGTGGCGTCCGGATTTTCCAGGGCGGAGGTGTATTGCTCCAGCAGGCCCAGCAATTTGTCCGCCTGTTGGGCCGCCATCATCTGATAGTCCGGCCCGGCCTGAACCGGCATGGGCGCCCCCAAGGGAGCCGTCTCGGTCGCCTGCGAGGTCTGGTTCTTCCGGACTTGATCCAGAATGTTGCCGAAGCTGCCGTCCGATGTCCCGGACTTATTCTGCGCCTGTTTGTCCGGCATGAAGTATCCGCCGATCTTTGTTACGTCAACCATGTCCTTCTCCTTCGATAATCGCTTCCCGGAGGTTCCGGCGCCATCGGCCGGATTGGCTCCTCGCGCCCCATGCCGTTCCAGCCTGCAGCCCAAGCCGAGCCGGAAGAAAGGGGCGTCGCCCCGGACTTATCCCAGGACCTTTTTCAACTTTTCCTTTACGGCGTCTGCGGTAAAGGGTTTGACGATATAATTGCTCACTCCTGCCTGGACCGCTTCCACCACTCTGGTTTTTTGCGCCTCGGCGGTGACCATGACAAAAGGCGTTGCTTTCAACTTTTCATCGGCCCTGACGGCTTTCAAAAGATCCAGGCCCGACATGTTCGGCATATTCCAATCGCAAATAATCAAGTCAACGGGAGCGGCCTGCAATTGTTTGAGGGCCACGGCCCCGTCTTCCGCTTCCGAAATATTGGTAAAACCGATATCCTTCAGGATGTTTTTTACAATGCGCCGCATGGTGGCAAAGTCATCAACTACAAGCACTTTCAAATTCGGATCCATTGTTTGTTCTCTCCTTTGGAAAAAGTCCACATTCCCGACTTGCCCTTGGCCATCGGTTATGCAAGTTCTGTTCCTCACTACGAGGGGGACGTAAAATTTCCTTCCGAACAGGTTAAATCGGAAGCGGCGGACCCTTTTAGATGGGCGGAAAAATGGCTGTTTTCCACCTCAAAGAACAGATTCAAGTCATGTTCGTTTTTGCAGTCTTCCAAATCCATTCCCTTCCTGGCCACGGGTATGTCCGGAGACACTTCCCCCGGAAAGGCGCACTCGTTGATCAGGTTGCCCATAATGATGTTGGCAGCCTCCCGGAACACGTCTTCCACGTCTTTTTGGGTCAATTCCCTGTCTTCTCCGAACATTGCGCTTGCTATCTTTTCACATAACCCGGCGGATCCGGCTATGGTCACTTCCAGTCCGCCGTTTTTCAGGCCCACATTGGCAATGTAGGTTTCGTCTCCCTTGCATTCCGAAGCATCTTTCATGCCAACTTCCTGGGGAAACATGAAGTACATCTGTTCAAAAACGGTCAGGACCACTTGTCTGAGAGTTTCCTCGATAAACTTGTCAGGTTCCATGCTCGCACCTCCGGTAAGCGTGTAAATGAGCCGAAACCGGGAAAAATATTGGGGTCAAATTTTCCCGGCGGCACTTTTTTCCGTGTTGCGTTCAGAGTGCGGCATTCTCCGGCCATGAAGCCGGGCTTCAGGACAAAGAAGAATGCCGTCGCAAATTCTGAAATTGAGGGGCGTTCGGCGCCCCGGCGTCCATCCTCCCTGGGTTGAAAAAGACGCCGGGAGCCGAAAGAGGCGTCATTTTCGATACAAGGTGGGTTGGACGTAGGTAAAAGGGTGTTCTATGCCCGTCAGGCTTTCGGCGTGGCCCACAAAAAGGCGTCCGCCCTTTCTCAAGTGCCGGTAAAAGCCGTTGACCAGGGTGTGCTGGGTGGCTTTGTCAAAATAAATCATAACGTTCCGGCACATTATCAAATCAAAGGGCTCCAGAAAGGAGGCCTGCTCCATCAGGTTGTGCCGCTTGAAGGTCACCATATTCCTCAAGCGCTCCTTCACCTGATAATATCCGTCCTGCCTGCCGAAGCCCTTACGGAAATACCGGCGCAACAGGGTGATGGGAATGCCCTGCATCTTGGACTCCGAATAAACGCCGCCGGCGGCCTGCTTCAGGATGGCCGTGGAGAGGTCCGTCGCCAGAATCTTGGCGTCCAGGTTCGGCGCGCTGCGAAAATACTCGCTGATGCAAATGGCCAGGCTGTATGGCTCCTCTCCGCTGGAACAGCCCGCGGACCAGCAGCGAATCTTTATCTTTTTCCGGTTCCGTTCAAGAATTTCGGGAAAAACAACCTGCTCCAGGTAATCGAAATGATTTTTCTCCCGAAAAAAACTGGTCTTGTTGGTGGTGAGCGCATCCAGCATCCTCACCAGTTCAACGCCCTCCTGCTCGTTGCGCAGAAGGTCGAAATACTCTTCAAAACTTTGACACCCCGTCGCCCGTAAACGCCTTCCCAACCGGGCCTTGACCAGTTCCTTTTTTCCTTGGTGCAGATTGATGCCGCTTTTGGCGTACACCAAGGTGCTGATGCGTTTAAAATCGTTGTCAGTCAGTTCAAGCGTCAAGATCGTTCCCCCCAACCGGTTCCCTCCTCCAGGCAGGGGGAATTGCTCAGCGGCGTCACGAGGCCGTCAAATACTCCGCCTGGCTTTCCACCAGGCTGAACAAGCCCGCAACGTCCAGAATCATCCCGACTCTGCCGTTGGCCAAGATCGCCCCTCCGGCCAGCCCCACTACATTTTTCAGCATGGCGGAAAGGCTTTTAATCACAACTTCCTGTTTGCCGAGGATTTCATCCACCAGGATGCACTTTTGTTTGCCTTCGCTTTCGGCGATGACTACAATGGCGTCCCAGGGATCTCTGGTGTTGGGAGGGAAATCAAACAGCTCGTGAAGCCTGATCAGGGGATACAAACTTCCGCGGATTTTGATCATTTCCCCTTTGTTAACCACGGTGTGGCAGTCTTCCCTGTTGGGCCTGATGGACTCCAGAACGCTGATGGTGGGAATGACGTAAGACTGCTCCCCGGCTCTGACGATGATGCCATCAATTACGGCCAGGGTCAACGGCAACTTAAGCAGAATGGAAGTTCCCTGCCCTTTCCGGGACATGACCTCCACTTTTCCCCGGAGTTTGTCCAGAACGCCTTTGACCACGTCCATGCCCACCCCCCTGCCTGAAACGTCCGTCACCTTTTTGGCGGTGGAAAAGCCGGGGTGGAAAATCAGCCCGAAAATATCCTGATCGCTCATGCCTTCGGCGGACTGAATCAATCCTTTTTCCATGGCTTTAGCCGTCAGGGCTTCTTTGTCCAGGCCGCGTCCGTCGTCCGTCACCTCGATGATCATGTTGCCGCCCTTGTGATAGGCGTTCAATATGATGGTCCCTGCTTCGGGCTTGCCTGCGGCAAGGCGGTCTTTGGGGATTTCAATACCGTGGTCCGCGGAGTTGCGCACCATGTGGACCAGGGGATCGTAGATCATATCCACCACGTTGCGGTCGATCTCCGTGTCCTCTCCCATCATTTCCAGGTTGACCTTTTTTCCGGCCTTGGATGCAAGATCCCGAACCAGGCGGATCATTTTCTGGAAGGTGTTTTTCATGGGAATCATGCGCATGGACATGGCTATGCGTTGAATTTCGGAAGTGATGCGCCCCAATTGGGCCAGGTCTCCGGCCAGGTCCCTGTCTTTGCCGGCCGCCATGGCCAGACGCTGTTTGAGGACGGCCTCGTTGATGACCAATTCCCCCACCATATCCACCATGTTATCCAGCTTCAAGGTATCCACCTTGATGAAGCCGGCGCCGTTGCCTCCGGCGGCTTTTGCAGGCTGGCGATCGGCCTTTTGCTTGCGCAGCGCCTGGGCCACGTCTCTGGCCTTGGCCTTTTTTCCCTCTATGAGGATTTCGCCGATCTTTTTGCCCTTGGATTCGCCGGAAGCCTGTTTGGCCAGGGCCTCTTCCAGGTCCTCGGCCTGAACAACGCCTTTTTTTACCAGCAATTCGCCGACATCGAGCCCGTCGCCCTCAGGAATATTCTCCTCTTCTCCATCCTCCAAAGGCGCATTAACTCCTTCCCCTACCGTGTGCAGGCGCTCCAAAAAAGGGCCAAGCTCAAGGTATTCCGGCTCCAAACGCCCTGTTTTCAATCGGTCGTCCACATCGTCTATCAGGCGTGTGACCAAATCCACGCCGTCCAGGACAATATCCACCAAACTGGGGCTTACGGAAATTTTTTTGCTGCGGGCGTCATCCAGAACGGTTTCAATCTGATGGGCCAGCTTGTTGATTTCCCTGAGATTCAAAAAACCGGAGACGCCCTTGATGGTGTGAAAAGGACGAAAAATGGCGTCCACCAACTGGAGGTTATCAGGCTCCTTTTCCAATTCCAGAACATGAATTTCAATGGTGGAAAGGTGCTCCATGGACTCCTGAATGAACGACTCGATAAGCTCCCTGTCCTGGCTTAAATCCAGGGGAGGGGATTGGTCCTCGGTCTCAGCCGGTTCGGGGCCGGTCGCCCAAGGCTCCACGCATACCATGGTCGAGTCCGTGTACGGGCACTCGCGCAAAAATGCGCAAAGCCTTTCGATTTCGCCCGCGTCCTCCTCTACGGCTCTTTGCGTTTCCTGCAAAAGGGAAATGCCTTTACCCAATTCGTCCAGGGCCCTGCTGGGAGAATCCACTTCAAAGAGGGCCATTTTTTCGGCGACCCCTTTCAAACCTGCGCATAGATCCAGCCACGCCTTGGGGGCCGTTTCCTGGACAATTTTGCATACTGCGTCAAAATTATTCAGGATGTTACCCAAAGCCTGAATATCGTCCGGCTCCATTGTCACGACGCATAGAGCGCTTTCATCCAGAATCTTTTGAACTTGGTCCCTGTCTTCCACCTTGGCTATTCCTTTCGCAATCAACCTGGCTAATTTTACAAGAGATTAATAATTTCATCGGCTATTCTGTCCAAGGGATACTGCTTTTCCACGGCGCCGGCCTTCCATGCCTCTTTGGGCATTCCGTAAACCACGCAGGAGGCTTCGTCCTGGCCTAAGGTCCGTGCGCCCGCCTCCCTCATTTTAAGCAAGCCTTTTGCTCCGTCCGACCCCATGCCGGTTAGAATGGCCCCCACGGCGTTGGCGCCGGCGTATTGGGCGGTGGAGTTAAAAAGCACATCCACAGCCGGCCGCTGATGGCACACCATGGGGCCTGTCTTTACGTTGACGTAATAGCGGGCGCCGCTGCGTTTGAGGAGCATGTGGAAATTCCCCGGCGCAATAAGGGCCCGGCCCGGCAAAACCGCGTCGCCGTCTTCCGCCTCTTTGACGGCTATCTCGCAAAGTCCGTTCAGCCGCTCCGCAAAGGCGGTGGTGAAATTGGGGGGCATGTGCTGTACAACCACGATCCCGGGCATGGTGACGGGAAAACGGGTGAGGACGGCTTTCAGGGCCTCGGTGCCTCCCGTGGAAGCGCCGATGGCCACGACTTTATTGGTGGTTTCGGTCAGGGCTCTGGTGGCGGGTCTTGAAACGGGCGAAGCAGAGGCGGCCTGAGGCCTGGCGGCTCTGACATTGACCCTTGCAGCCGCGCGGATTTTGTCGGCCAGCTGCTGTTTCATGTCGCCCACGGAGTATGAGGAGCCCGGCTTGGACAGGACTTCCACGGCGCCGATCTCCATGGCTTCCAGAGCCATTTTCCCCCCTTTGGCTGTCAAAGAACTGACGATAATCACGGGCAAGGGGTAGTACTTCATAATCTTTCTAAGAAAGGTAATGCCGTCCATTCGGGGCATTTCCACATCCAGGGTGATGACGTCCGGCTTAAGGCTGACGATTTTATCCCGAGCTACGTAAGGGTCGGGCGCCGTGCCCACCACTTCAATCCCCGGTTCTTTGGACAGGGCTTCCGTGAAGATCTTCCGAACCACTGCAGAATCGTCAACAACCAAAACGCGTATGTCACTCATGCCTATCGCCTCTCAGGCTATCTCTTGTTCCTAAGGGTTAAAAATCCATGTCATCGCCGTCGTCTTCGCCAAGCCCGTCCAGGGAGTCCAGGCCAAGAGCGCGGACCAGGGTGTCCCGGATGACTTCCGGCTTGAACGGCTTCTTTACAAAAGCGGCGGCGCCCAGGTTCCGGAGTTGCTGCAGCTTTTCGTTCCGTCCTTCGGTGGTCACTACAACGACGGGAATTTCGGAAAACATGGGATTTTCTTTCAAAGCGGCCAAAAAGGCTTCTCCGTCCATGACCGGCATATTCAGGTCGCTGAGGATCACATCCACCCACTCATTATCCAGGATTTCCAGGGCCGTTTTTCCATTGTCGGCCTCCAAAAACTGCTCCACGTCAAACCCGGACATTTCGACGGTCCGCTTGACAATGGAACGCATGGATGAGGAGTCATCCACAATCATTAGTCTGAATCCCATAGATCTCCTCGCATCCTACTTTCCTTGGGTTTCTGCAGCGCCTTGCAAGCAAGGCCCGTTAACCCAGGTCGATAATATCCTGCACCTTCTGGTACTCATCCAAAAAGCCCGCCATGATGACCTGAAGGTCGTTGATGTCCATGCCATGCTGTTCCAGAATTTCGTCCCGCCCCCGAACATGAAGGCCCTGGCGACCAACTCCAATGCCCAACATAAGACAAATGACGTTGGCCAGATACACCACCTGGGTGACCAGGTCGGACTCATCGCCTTCGGGCGGGGCGTGATGAAAACGGATGGCGTGGACGATTTCTTTGGGAAAGCCCCACAGTTCCCCCATACGAGCCCCGATTTCCGCATGATCCAGCCCCAGGACTTCCTGCTCGGCTTCTGTGAAGGAATAGCCTTTCTCCCCCACCAGGGCGAACATCTGGTTGAAATACTCATCCACAACAGCGTCCAGGATGGTCTTGCCCACGTCGTGGAGCAGGCCTGCGGTGAAAACCGCGCCTTCATCCACGCCCGGAAATCGTTTGGAGATGATCCGGGAAATGATGGCGGTGGATATGGCGTGCTTCCACAAATCGTGCTTGGACAGGGCGTATCCTTCCATGGCGTTTTTGTAGTACTTGACCACGGTTCCGGTCAGAATGATTTCCTTAAGCTGCTTGTTGCCCAGCCTGATAACCGCCTCCCGAAGGGAGCTCACCTTGCCGGGAAGGCCGAAATAGGCCGAGTTGCAGACCTTAAGCACGTTGGCCGTAATCGCCTGATCGTACTGGACCACCTGGACCACATCCATGGCCGAGGAGTCCGGCGAGTCCAAAAGGGCCAGGGCCTGGGCGACCACTGTTGGAAACGGAGGCAATTGCTCCAAATCTTTGAGTATGGATTCTATGTCCATTATAGCAGCCCCTCCCCCTTGCCGGAGACTTTCATGTTCAGTTCTCCGGTCCCGATATTGAGGCGAATGGTGCGGTTGACCATGCCGCCTACGTCTTCCGCCGCGACCATGACCTTGTTGCGCCAAAACATTTTGCGCAACGCGGCGTAATTGCGTTTACCGATATTAAAAAAACCGGATTCGTCCATGAGTTGGGCGCCTCCGGCTACCTTGACGATCATGCGCTGCTTTTGGGCGCCCAGCTTGTAGCAGGCCTTGAATAAGGCCGGGATGCCTGTGTCAGCAAACATGGCCGGATTGGCCTTGGCCTTTTCCTGGGCGATGCTGGAGTCGGGAAGCATATAATGCAGCATGCCCCCCACCCGGACCTCCGGGTCCCAAACCGCCAAACCAATGCAAGATCCCAAGGAGTACGTCACCAAGGTGACATCCGGGTTATTGCTCACCTTGAGATCGGAGATATCCACGGTAATATTCAAATCAGCACCCCGATGATTACTGCTTCCTTTTGGACCGCAAGGCCTCCCTTTGAACCCGGAAGGCGTAAGCCATGATTTCCTCGGTCGTCTGGCCGTCGAACTCATACAGGTTGGCGGCCACCTCGTACTGCTTCGCCCCCTGATCGTATATGGGGATCACCCGGGTCACCGTGCCGAGGATGTCCAGACAGACAATGGGATAGCGGCTCACTACAAAGCGCATTTCAAGATGCTGGCCTTCCTCCAAGGGGCGGCCGGTGCGAAACTTG
The sequence above is drawn from the Desulfatibacillum aliphaticivorans DSM 15576 genome and encodes:
- a CDS encoding chemotaxis protein CheX translates to MEPDKFIEETLRQVVLTVFEQMYFMFPQEVGMKDASECKGDETYIANVGLKNGGLEVTIAGSAGLCEKIASAMFGEDRELTQKDVEDVFREAANIIMGNLINECAFPGEVSPDIPVARKGMDLEDCKNEHDLNLFFEVENSHFSAHLKGSAASDLTCSEGNFTSPS
- a CDS encoding protein-glutamate methylesterase/protein-glutamine glutaminase — encoded protein: MSDIRVLVVDDSAVVRKIFTEALSKEPGIEVVGTAPDPYVARDKIVSLKPDVITLDVEMPRMDGITFLRKIMKYYPLPVIIVSSLTAKGGKMALEAMEIGAVEVLSKPGSSYSVGDMKQQLADKIRAAARVNVRAARPQAASASPVSRPATRALTETTNKVVAIGASTGGTEALKAVLTRFPVTMPGIVVVQHMPPNFTTAFAERLNGLCEIAVKEAEDGDAVLPGRALIAPGNFHMLLKRSGARYYVNVKTGPMVCHQRPAVDVLFNSTAQYAGANAVGAILTGMGSDGAKGLLKMREAGARTLGQDEASCVVYGMPKEAWKAGAVEKQYPLDRIADEIINLL
- a CDS encoding HDOD domain-containing protein — protein: MDIESILKDLEQLPPFPTVVAQALALLDSPDSSAMDVVQVVQYDQAITANVLKVCNSAYFGLPGKVSSLREAVIRLGNKQLKEIILTGTVVKYYKNAMEGYALSKHDLWKHAISTAIISRIISKRFPGVDEGAVFTAGLLHDVGKTILDAVVDEYFNQMFALVGEKGYSFTEAEQEVLGLDHAEIGARMGELWGFPKEIVHAIRFHHAPPEGDESDLVTQVVYLANVICLMLGIGVGRQGLHVRGRDEILEQHGMDINDLQVIMAGFLDEYQKVQDIIDLG
- a CDS encoding sigma-54-dependent transcriptional regulator, giving the protein MATKKKMEKILLVDDDPGVLATLTEVLSDAGYRTHTATDGAEAVAELDKQFFDVVVTDLNMPGMDGMGVLKHLQKHSQDTQCLVLTGFGSIRNSVEAIKMGAFDYITKPVKFDELLHSVSTAIKFKRLERENTILKKQLKKKYRFENFVGDSPQIQRVFELIEKVADTDSTVLITGESGTGKELIARAIHYNSPRRDDPMVIINCGAIPEELLESELFGHEKGAFTGAHKTRIGRFEVANGGTIFLDEIGDMSPNLQVKLLRVIQEQAFERIGSTRTMHVDIRILAATNKDLMEAVEKKEFREDLYYRLNVIPIEVPPLRDRKSDIPLLIDFFINKLAAEKERPVKRISQAAMNALMGHHWPGNVRELENVVERVLILSSGDTIDKEDLPATILGLDSKEPEAGLKLPSGGIRFDHAVEEYEKNLIVQALEEANWVKTQAAKLLHINRTTLVEKMKRKNIRGPN
- a CDS encoding chemotaxis response regulator CheY — protein: MDPNLKVLVVDDFATMRRIVKNILKDIGFTNISEAEDGAVALKQLQAAPVDLIICDWNMPNMSGLDLLKAVRADEKLKATPFVMVTAEAQKTRVVEAVQAGVSNYIVKPFTADAVKEKLKKVLG
- a CDS encoding chemotaxis protein CheA; its protein translation is MEDRDQVQKILDESALCVVTMEPDDIQALGNILNNFDAVCKIVQETAPKAWLDLCAGLKGVAEKMALFEVDSPSRALDELGKGISLLQETQRAVEEDAGEIERLCAFLRECPYTDSTMVCVEPWATGPEPAETEDQSPPLDLSQDRELIESFIQESMEHLSTIEIHVLELEKEPDNLQLVDAIFRPFHTIKGVSGFLNLREINKLAHQIETVLDDARSKKISVSPSLVDIVLDGVDLVTRLIDDVDDRLKTGRLEPEYLELGPFLERLHTVGEGVNAPLEDGEEENIPEGDGLDVGELLVKKGVVQAEDLEEALAKQASGESKGKKIGEILIEGKKAKARDVAQALRKQKADRQPAKAAGGNGAGFIKVDTLKLDNMVDMVGELVINEAVLKQRLAMAAGKDRDLAGDLAQLGRITSEIQRIAMSMRMIPMKNTFQKMIRLVRDLASKAGKKVNLEMMGEDTEIDRNVVDMIYDPLVHMVRNSADHGIEIPKDRLAAGKPEAGTIILNAYHKGGNMIIEVTDDGRGLDKEALTAKAMEKGLIQSAEGMSDQDIFGLIFHPGFSTAKKVTDVSGRGVGMDVVKGVLDKLRGKVEVMSRKGQGTSILLKLPLTLAVIDGIIVRAGEQSYVIPTISVLESIRPNREDCHTVVNKGEMIKIRGSLYPLIRLHELFDFPPNTRDPWDAIVVIAESEGKQKCILVDEILGKQEVVIKSLSAMLKNVVGLAGGAILANGRVGMILDVAGLFSLVESQAEYLTAS
- a CDS encoding CheR family methyltransferase, whose translation is MTLELTDNDFKRISTLVYAKSGINLHQGKKELVKARLGRRLRATGCQSFEEYFDLLRNEQEGVELVRMLDALTTNKTSFFREKNHFDYLEQVVFPEILERNRKKIKIRCWSAGCSSGEEPYSLAICISEYFRSAPNLDAKILATDLSTAILKQAAGGVYSESKMQGIPITLLRRYFRKGFGRQDGYYQVKERLRNMVTFKRHNLMEQASFLEPFDLIMCRNVMIYFDKATQHTLVNGFYRHLRKGGRLFVGHAESLTGIEHPFTYVQPTLYRK
- a CDS encoding chemotaxis protein CheD, which translates into the protein MNITVDISDLKVSNNPDVTLVTYSLGSCIGLAVWDPEVRVGGMLHYMLPDSSIAQEKAKANPAMFADTGIPALFKACYKLGAQKQRMIVKVAGGAQLMDESGFFNIGKRNYAALRKMFWRNKVMVAAEDVGGMVNRTIRLNIGTGELNMKVSGKGEGLL
- a CDS encoding response regulator, whose translation is MGFRLMIVDDSSSMRSIVKRTVEMSGFDVEQFLEADNGKTALEILDNEWVDVILSDLNMPVMDGEAFLAALKENPMFSEIPVVVVTTEGRNEKLQQLRNLGAAAFVKKPFKPEVIRDTLVRALGLDSLDGLGEDDGDDMDF
- a CDS encoding tetratricopeptide repeat protein, with protein sequence MQNFKLKKGCLLILAFFALASSSLAQGQVRKVEARLVDGKTQMLVSLSDPSSYTVIRLSKNEVLLAFQNSSLGPGANKPFWAKDSLIKDLSVSQKRQDVVSILALLKEPAVTLDYSLNKAKTRLTLEMAGNAPAPSAPKPAAAAPAPPAVKPPAAPLTSTGGTVITNGRYDIEGRPTIIRPESAPKPEPPPEPVKIEETPPPVVKPPGDSRYPIKRPLNPATAGHDFSYDGPLLSEANGSGTPDQDLFSKAVEEYKTGQWQDAIRDFSILEQSYPLSEKLEPAIFLTARAYHGLYGANLTKRFVDVAEKYRRAVKQFPNSRFAPQAIVYLVQMYKKVGNYPEAAAYADLVWDKYKDRAMSPDFMLLRGQALLANGQKDLALGVFDMLLGYYPDSEYVEATLLEKAKVMHEERAYKKSLEMLQEIEKKEPQARFIYPDFSRYMGENYYQLKANPKARELFFQTVNTFPDTPDKDILFTQIGDSFKDQGMQDKAAMIYKMVVSNFPGSDGRLISLVRLADYIDENPDSDIMEDKTPKDIHQEIVRNNPDHPLAQVSMIKLARLAHDEKRYEDSVSILLGLLARHPFTKLHDDVREALLASLEAIFTRDHREKDFAHIVEYYDKVRDVVPFEEMPQLMFIVANAYRETGMCSWALTQLEKVSRFYDDPKPADIMFIMADCNKKVGEIENARRLFETFVLQYPGEPRFVEAYHQLADIYLERGETDPAIQALRVCLRPGTQYSDDFNLMFQYAKLLKNKGEYQDAVEAFNKAVDLVMKSDPPNTQAAVDIQEGIGDLYEEMELTSKAVEHFEQALELSGGPNSYPALEFKLARCYASLGEAARATEILESLVQSGENVWAKAAKAKLEQVQVKGAWDKTG